The sequence CCTCGCCGAAATCGATCAGCGGATCGAACTGGTCGAACTTGAACGTGACGTCGGCGGCCGAGCTGTGGTCGTTCAACCGCGAGAGGTTGCGGACCCACAGCAGCGCGGGGGCCTGCTGCGAACGGCAGAACTGCGCGGCACGGCGGGTGGTGTCGTAGACGTCGATGAAGTCGTTACCGTCGCAGGTGTAGTAGGCGAAGCCGAACGCGCGCGCATACGACTCGAAGTCGCGGATGCCGCGACCGTCTTCGGGTAGCACGCTGATCGCGACGTTGTTGTCGGTCACGATGAGCAGCCACGGCAGCGACAGGATCGATGCGCCCGTCATGCCCTCGTGCACGTCGCCCTCGGCACAGGTGCCGTCGCCGACGATGCAAACCGTGAGCGCGTCCTCGATGCCGCGCACGCGGTAGCCGTGGGCGTAGCCGACCGACTTCGACACCTGCATGCCCAGCGCCGACTGCACCGGCAAGGTGTTGTGCCGCATGTCGTTGAAGTGCGCGGTCATCTGGCGGCCGCCACTCCACGGATCGGTGCTGCGCGACAGCTGCTGGCGCATGTGATCGAGGTGGAAGTCGTCGTAGCCCCGCAGTCGCGACCACATCGCCAACAGCGACGCCGAGCGGTAGTGGCCGCAGATCGCGAAAGCGTCCGGGTCGGCCACGTCGGCGAACGCCAGCGCGCTCGCAGTGCCGTGGATCTCCTCGCCAGGGCCCCAGATCGCGAACTTCACCTGGCCCTTCAAGCACTCCTGGACCACGCGCTCGACGTGCAGACGCGCCATGCAGGCCTCGCGGTACGCCAGCCGCAGCCGCTCGGGCGTCAGCTCGGCAAACTCGGACAGCCGTGCGAGGTCGTACTGCAGCTCGCTTCCGCCGGGACCTGATGCGTCGGGCATGACCACTTCGCTTTCTACGCGTCGACGCATGACGCTCGGGCTCGAGCGGCTCGCGTGCGCGCGACGGGAGCCTATGCGAAAGCGGCGGGAGGGTAAATCGAGACCGGCCGCGCTCGCGGGAGCGAGGCGGCCGGTTTCTCACGGTGGAGATGTCGACGCGCGTGCACGCGCGCCGGCGCCCAGCGGCGCGCGCCTCACTGGTACGGATAGCCGCCCGGCGGAGGCTGCTGCGGGTAGCCGCCCTGCTGCGGCTGCTGCGGATAGCCCTGGTCCTGCGGCGGGTAGCCCGGCTGCTGCGGATAGGGCTGCTGCGGCTGCTGCGGGTAGCCACCCTGCTGCGGTTGCTGCGGATAGCCCTGATCCTGCGGCGGATAGCCCGGCTGCTGCGGATAGGGCGCCTGCTGCTGCGGCTGCGGTGCGCCGCCGATGTTGCCGAGGCTGTCCGGCACGCCGGGGATCGAGGCCGCGCCGGCCTTGATCGCATCGAGTCGCTGCCGCGCCGCGGGCACCGCGTCGACCCCCTCGAGCTGCTGCCGCACCTCGAAGTAGGCCCGGATCGCGATGGCCGCGAACATCGGGATGAGCAGCGCCAGGCCGGCGTTCTGCAGCACGCCGCCGATCGCGAACATCGCCCACCACATGTACGAGCCGTCGTCGAACGGGATGCGCAGCACGGTGCCGATACCAACCGTGACGACGTTGACGATGACCGCGAGGATCAGACCCGCGATCAGCGTGCGCACGAGCACCGGCTTCCACAGCTCGAAGTTCCGCTTGATCAGGTCGACCCAGAAGAGATCTTCGAACAACCAGATGCCCGGTACCATGAAGCCGAGCGCGATCGAGCCCACGAAGTAGTTCGCGATCTGCGACCATCCGCGGCCGAGCGCGGCCTTGTAGGCGTCGAGCCAGGTGACCCGGTTGCCGAAGTGCGCCTGCGCCATGAAGTAGGCGGAAGCCGGCAGACCGACGAACAAGATCAGATTGCCCAGGCGCAGGAACAGGTTGCCGAGCGAGTAGAGGGTGAGCAGGTAGAAGACCGTCGCGACCAACGCGAAGCCGACCAGCGGGATGCCCAGCACCATGAAGGTGGGGATCAACGCGGCGGTCACCTGCCCGAGGCCGTACTTCACGTCGCCCATCGGACCGCCGGCGGCATCGCTCGCCCCCGGCACACCACCGGCCGGGGCCGGCTGCTGCGATCCCATCGGCATCATCGCCTGTGGCTGCTGCGGCGGCGCGCCGAAGCCCTGCTGCGGCGGCATGCCCGGCTGCTGCGGCGGTGCACCGAAGCCCTGCTGCGGTGGCATGCCCGGCTGCTGCGGCGGGGCGCCGAAGCCCTGCTGCGGCGGCATGCCCGGCTGCTGCGGCGGGGCACCGAAGCCCTGCTGCGGTGGCATGCCCGGCTGCTGCGGCGGTGCACCGAAGCCCTGCTGCGGTGGCATCCCCGGCTGCTGCGGCGGTGCACCGAAGCCCTGCTGCGGTGGCATCCCCGGCTGCTGCGGCGGTGCACCGAAGCCCTGCTGCGGTGGCATCCCCGGCTGCTGCGGCGGTGCACCGAAGCCCTGCTGCGGTGGCATCCCCGGCTGCTGCGGCGGTGCACCGAAGCCCTGCTGCGGTGGCATCCCCGGCTGCTGCGGCGGTGCACCGAAGCCCTGCTGCGGTGGCATCCCCGGCTGCTGCGGCGGTGCGCCGAAGCCCTGCTGCGGTGGCATGCCCGGCTGCTGCGGCGGCGCGCCGAAGCCCTGCGGCTGCTGCGGCTGCTGCGGCGGCATGCCCGGCGGCGGTGCGCTCACCTGTCGCTGCACGCCCGGCATCGGCGGCGGGGCGGCCGACTGGAATCCGCCGGGCGCCTGCGGTGCCGGCGGTGCCGGTCGAGCCATGCCGGGATGCGCGAACATCGTGCGACTGGCCTGCACGGCCCCGGGGAAGTCGATGTGCTGCACCGTGATGATCGACTGCCCGACCCGCACGGCTTGGCCGATCGCGAGCTCGATCGGCTGCTGCAGTCGCTCGCCGGTGGGCATGAACGAACCATTGGTGGACCCGAGATCGCGAAACACCAACTTGCCCGCGGCGAAGCGCATCTCCGCATGCCGACCCGACACCTGGGGATCGAACAGCGCGATGTCACCGACGTCGCGGCCGATGATGATGACGTCCTTGTCGAAGGACTTGGTCTCGGGGGGACGCCCAGCGTACTGGACGTACAGGGTGTACAGCGCCATGCCGGCTCCTGATTCGAGGTAGGCTCGACCGGCAGTTTCACAATGCCAAGCGCCGAAGGCAACATGCGCGAAGGCGCAGCGTCCGAACAACACGCCACGGCAGCACTGCTGCCCGCTGCCGATCGCCCGCAGCTTCACCCCTGGGGCCCGCACGAGCGAAGGGCCCTGATCGGGCGCCTGCGCGACACCCCGAGTGCCTGGGATCTCGTGGTCGTGGGTGCCGGCATCACCGGGGCGGGCATTGCCCGGGACGCCGCCTTGCGGGGACTGCGGGTGCTGGTGCTCGAGGCCGCCGACGTCGCGTTCGGCACCAGCTCCCGCTCGACCCGGCTCGTGCATGGCGGGGTCCGCTATCTCGAGCAGGGCGAGCTCGGTCTCGTGTACGAAGCGCTGCGCGAGCGGGCGCGGCTGTACCAGTCGGCGCCGCACCTCGTGCACGCGACG is a genomic window of Deltaproteobacteria bacterium containing:
- a CDS encoding FHA domain-containing protein, which translates into the protein MALYTLYVQYAGRPPETKSFDKDVIIIGRDVGDIALFDPQVSGRHAEMRFAAGKLVFRDLGSTNGSFMPTGERLQQPIELAIGQAVRVGQSIITVQHIDFPGAVQASRTMFAHPGMARPAPPAPQAPGGFQSAAPPPMPGVQRQVSAPPPGMPPQQPQQPQGFGAPPQQPGMPPQQGFGAPPQQPGMPPQQGFGAPPQQPGMPPQQGFGAPPQQPGMPPQQGFGAPPQQPGMPPQQGFGAPPQQPGMPPQQGFGAPPQQPGMPPQQGFGAPPQQPGMPPQQGFGAPPQQPGMPPQQGFGAPPQQPGMPPQQGFGAPPQQPGMPPQQGFGAPPQQPQAMMPMGSQQPAPAGGVPGASDAAGGPMGDVKYGLGQVTAALIPTFMVLGIPLVGFALVATVFYLLTLYSLGNLFLRLGNLILFVGLPASAYFMAQAHFGNRVTWLDAYKAALGRGWSQIANYFVGSIALGFMVPGIWLFEDLFWVDLIKRNFELWKPVLVRTLIAGLILAVIVNVVTVGIGTVLRIPFDDGSYMWWAMFAIGGVLQNAGLALLIPMFAAIAIRAYFEVRQQLEGVDAVPAARQRLDAIKAGAASIPGVPDSLGNIGGAPQPQQQAPYPQQPGYPPQDQGYPQQPQQGGYPQQPQQPYPQQPGYPPQDQGYPQQPQQGGYPQQPPPGGYPYQ